A single genomic interval of Buchnera aphidicola (Symydobius americanus) harbors:
- the gyrA gene encoding DNA topoisomerase (ATP-hydrolyzing) subunit A: MQNFSKNITQIDIEEELKSSYLDYAMSVIIGRALPDVRDGLKPVHRRILFAMNILKNSWNKPYKKSARIVGDVIGKYHPHGDTAVYEAIVRMAQNFSLRYNLIEGQGNFGSIDGDAAAAMRYTEIRMSKIAHEMLSDLEKNTVEFLPNYDETEQIPEVLPTKIPNLLINGSSGIAVGMATNIPPHNLTEIINGCLAYLQNNQISLKELMKHIPGPDFPTAGIISGKNGIKNAYRTGKGKIYIKAKHKIEINPKNRRESIIIYEIPYQINKSKLIERISELIKEKKIEGIYALRDESDKEGMRIVIEIKKDVMKEILLNQLYTLTPMQVSFGINMVALYHGQPRVMSLRNILKFFLLHRKNIITRRSIFELKKAQERAHILEGLNIALDNIDKIIQLIKISKKPKHAKRILLNQKWKINTQLNELMNKTKFKQYTIQPKTYQFTKKQVTSILELKLHTLTTLENQNILHEYNLLSKKIASLSNILNNETCMLEIMQEELQEIKKNFGDNRKTEIKESNTDLNIKDMINKENVVVTLSHSGYVKYQPLSDYNAQHRGGKGRSAAKTKEKDCIESLLITNTHDTILCFSNQGILYRIKVYQLPEASRHARGKPIINLIPLNKKERITAILNLNESKNNINVFMSTAQGIVKKTSLNVFKKPRFTGIIAINLRDNDELIGAALTNGKNNIMLFSKKGKVVHFSEKEVRKMGRAASGVRGIKIENDDQVVSLIVPNKIGEILTVTENGYGKRTNIEQFPIKSRATKGIRSIKITNKNSLMISAIQVHETDQIVMITNAGTLVRTRVSEISILGRNTQGVILIRTSKQEKVVALQKISENKMKVLN; the protein is encoded by the coding sequence GCAAAATTTTTCTAAAAATATCACACAAATCGATATCGAAGAAGAATTAAAATCTTCCTACCTTGATTACGCAATGTCAGTCATAATCGGAAGAGCTCTACCAGACGTAAGAGATGGATTAAAACCAGTACATCGTAGAATATTATTTGCAATGAATATTTTGAAAAATAGCTGGAATAAACCATATAAAAAATCCGCAAGAATTGTAGGAGATGTAATAGGAAAATATCATCCCCATGGAGATACTGCAGTATACGAAGCGATTGTAAGAATGGCTCAAAATTTCTCTCTAAGATACAATTTGATTGAAGGGCAAGGAAATTTTGGATCAATTGATGGAGATGCAGCAGCTGCTATGAGATATACAGAAATAAGAATGTCAAAAATAGCACATGAAATGTTAAGTGATTTAGAAAAAAATACAGTTGAATTTTTACCCAATTATGACGAAACAGAACAAATACCAGAAGTACTACCAACAAAAATACCAAATTTATTAATTAATGGATCTTCCGGAATTGCAGTCGGGATGGCTACAAATATTCCACCACATAATTTAACAGAAATTATCAATGGATGCTTAGCATATCTTCAAAATAATCAAATTTCATTAAAAGAATTAATGAAACATATTCCAGGACCAGACTTTCCTACAGCTGGAATTATCAGTGGAAAAAATGGAATTAAAAATGCATACCGTACTGGAAAGGGAAAAATTTATATCAAAGCAAAACACAAAATTGAAATCAACCCCAAAAATCGAAGAGAATCGATAATAATATATGAAATTCCATACCAAATTAATAAATCTAAATTAATTGAAAGAATTTCAGAACTTATCAAAGAAAAAAAGATAGAAGGAATTTATGCTTTAAGAGATGAATCCGATAAAGAAGGAATGAGGATTGTTATAGAAATTAAAAAAGATGTTATGAAAGAAATACTATTAAATCAATTATATACTCTTACACCAATGCAGGTTTCATTTGGTATCAATATGGTAGCACTATACCATGGGCAACCAAGAGTAATGTCTTTAAGAAACATTTTAAAATTTTTTTTATTGCATCGAAAAAACATTATCACTAGACGAAGTATATTTGAATTAAAAAAAGCACAAGAAAGAGCACATATATTAGAAGGATTAAATATTGCACTAGATAACATTGATAAGATTATTCAATTAATTAAAATATCTAAAAAACCAAAACATGCAAAACGTATATTACTCAATCAAAAATGGAAAATTAATACTCAATTGAACGAATTAATGAACAAAACAAAATTTAAACAGTATACAATTCAACCAAAAACATATCAATTTACCAAAAAACAAGTAACATCAATTTTAGAGTTAAAATTACATACATTAACTACGTTAGAAAATCAAAATATATTACATGAATATAATCTATTATCAAAAAAAATTGCATCATTATCAAACATACTAAATAATGAAACATGTATGTTAGAAATAATGCAAGAAGAACTGCAAGAAATTAAAAAAAACTTTGGAGATAATCGAAAAACTGAAATTAAAGAAAGTAATACTGATTTAAACATAAAAGATATGATTAATAAAGAAAACGTAGTAGTAACCTTATCACATTCAGGATATGTAAAATATCAACCACTATCAGACTACAACGCACAACATCGTGGAGGAAAAGGACGTTCTGCAGCAAAAACCAAAGAAAAAGATTGCATAGAAAGTTTATTAATAACTAATACGCATGATACTATTTTATGCTTTTCAAATCAGGGAATTTTATATCGAATAAAAGTATATCAATTACCAGAAGCTTCCAGACACGCAAGAGGAAAACCTATTATCAATTTAATACCGCTCAATAAAAAAGAACGTATTACAGCAATTCTTAATTTAAATGAATCTAAAAATAATATCAATGTTTTCATGTCAACCGCTCAAGGTATTGTTAAAAAAACTTCATTAAATGTATTTAAAAAACCAAGATTTACTGGGATCATTGCAATTAATTTAAGAGATAATGATGAACTCATCGGTGCTGCATTAACTAATGGAAAAAATAATATCATGCTATTTAGCAAAAAAGGAAAAGTAGTGCATTTTTCTGAAAAAGAAGTTCGTAAAATGGGAAGAGCAGCATCAGGAGTAAGAGGAATAAAAATTGAAAATGATGATCAAGTAGTATCTTTAATAGTACCAAATAAAATAGGAGAAATTTTAACGGTTACAGAAAATGGATATGGAAAACGAACTAATATTGAACAATTCCCTATTAAATCGCGTGCAACGAAAGGAATAAGATCTATCAAAATTACAAATAAAAATAGTTTGATGATAAGCGCAATACAAGTTCACGAAACTGATCAAATTGTTATGATTACAAATGCAGGCACTTTAGTTAGAACGAGAGTATCCGAAATTAGTATATTAGGTAGAAATACACAAGGTGTCATCTTAATTAGAACATCAAAACAAGAAAAAGTAGTTGCACTACAAAAAATTTCTGAAAATAAAATGAAAGTATTAAATTAA